The following are encoded in a window of Deltaproteobacteria bacterium genomic DNA:
- a CDS encoding cold shock domain-containing protein, which yields MKRVGTVKWFNETKGYGFIENEGERDIFVHYTAIQMDGFRTLKEGQKVEYDVVDTPRGPQASEVTCLSA from the coding sequence ATGAAAAGGGTCGGAACGGTAAAGTGGTTCAACGAAACGAAGGGTTACGGTTTCATAGAAAATGAGGGGGAAAGGGACATATTCGTCCATTACACGGCTATCCAGATGGATGGCTTCCGGACCCTCAAAGAAGGACAGAAGGTGGAGTACGATGTAGTCGATACTCCGAGAGGGCCGCAGGCATCAGAAGTTACCTGTCTTTCGGCTTGA